Proteins from a genomic interval of Verrucomicrobiia bacterium:
- a CDS encoding sugar phosphate isomerase/epimerase, translating to ECLKILKGRIISSHLKDRKEIGKQGPDQVYGTGVSDVAGCLAELKAQGFDGNISVEYENKWEDNVGDIKTCIDFVKNWGEKAK from the coding sequence GAGTGCCTGAAGATCCTCAAGGGCCGCATCATCAGCAGCCACCTCAAGGACCGCAAGGAAATCGGCAAACAGGGACCTGATCAGGTCTATGGCACCGGTGTTAGTGACGTCGCAGGCTGCCTGGCCGAGCTGAAGGCTCAAGGGTTCGATGGAAATATCTCCGTCGAATACGAAAACAAATGGGAAGACAATGTGGGTGACATCAAGACCTGCATCGACTTCGTGAAGAACTGGGGCGAAAAAGCCAAGTAA